In a genomic window of Styela clava chromosome 7, kaStyClav1.hap1.2, whole genome shotgun sequence:
- the LOC120328783 gene encoding sialate:O-sulfotransferase 1-like, whose amino-acid sequence MKHFFRYLRLFLITTLGILSFYVYNYRRSIKKTVIEEYVKRIQATTNSTLREADKESTWTTKWPRVNFANCSHREYMNKGINSPEIIENSPIPRTGLVSTPGCGNTWTRHLIEQATGLWTGSVYHDEQLYQGGLDGEFEKCRTNSTIVIKAHQPRHAENCRFDRVILLVRDLNRAFLSEFNRRSSGSHVGVADSKVFPTKRWTNMILKDGIRLMNLNINWIELYVGDDKKMKNTQNPFIAPANFWKNLLLVSYERLKKDSVEELRRIITFLKLPVFREHCLQKNSEGEFRRQESKSQTSLACFYDKPEIRQKMNQTIQQLLSESIKLGSGNIIAEFEEIFTADSHVTCKNN is encoded by the exons GAATTTTGAGTTTCTATGTTTACAACTATAGAAGAAGTATCAAAAAAACTGTCATCGAAGAATATGTCAAAAGAATCCAAGCAACAACAAATTCAACTTTGCGGGAAGCTGACAAAGAGTCAACATGGACGACTAAATGGCCAAGAGTGAACTTTGCAA ATTGCAGTCACAGAGAATATATGAACAAAGGCATCAATTCACCGGAAATAATAGAAAATTCGCCTATTCCAAGAACAGGACTCGTAAGCACACCGGGTTGTGGAAACACATGGACAAGACACTTGATTGAACAGGCCACGGGACTATGGACTGGTAGTGTATACCACGACGAACAGCTTTATCAAGGGGGATTAGATGGTGAATTTGAGAAATGCCGCACGAATTCAACTATTGTAATAAAAG CTCATCAACCCCGCCATGCAGAGAATTGTCGGTTTGATCGTGTTATTCTACTTGTCAGAGATCTCAATCGTGCATTTCTGTCTGAATTTAATAGACGATCATCTGGATCGCACGTCGGAGTTGCTGATTCCAAAGTATTCCCAACGAAAC GTTGGACAAATATGATTTTGAAAGACGGGATTCGATTAATGAACCTTAACATTAACTGGATTGAACTTTATGTCGGCGatgacaaaaaaatgaaaaatacacaaaatcCATTCATAGCTCCTgcaaatttttggaaaaatttgtTGTTGGTATCGTATGAAAGATTGAAAAAGGATTCAGTGGAGGAATTGAGAAGAATAATAACATTTTTGAAACTTCCAGTTTTTCGAGAACACTGTTTGCAG AAAAACTCAGAAGGCGAATTTCGACGCCAAGAAAGCAAATCCCAGACATCATTAGCATGTTTCTACGACAAACCAGAAATCAGacaaaaaatgaatcaaacTATTCAACAATTATTATCAGAATCGATTAAACTTGGAAGTGGTAACATTATTGCAGAGTTTGAGGAAATTTTCACAGCTGATTCTCATGTGACCTGTAAAAACAATTAG
- the LOC120328782 gene encoding uncharacterized protein LOC120328782: protein MGHFVVSLTARKYIANVVTLVVFMGCVLYYIYGTNCGINRTKIYYKSRHTPKVDSIDKNKFNFGNDRLKKISSRRGKLFVDNRKFNHQNYDHKIEDININKKMINDIKQTKIDFPKRTFKEKTTSTATTSTTTTTTIHTSTTTTIRSTTVSHNSKSKHPVKDVWSDDWPRVNIYNCAHMEFMNRGINSHQRFKTWPYPRTGVVSFPGSGNTWTRHLIQQASGLWTGSVYSDRSLFAGGFLAELDECDDNSTVAVKAHFPRLDASSYCKFERVILVIRDPYRAVLSEFNWRSTSRHTGVADPRLFKSKLWKEHVVARTEKWMATTKGWIERYADKNAVFKKDENPYTAPPDAHKKLLLVSYERMKRNETKEMARMMKFLGLPLYRKQCVEEEADGNFHRKTKQSESISCLYERQNLNHEVEKRIHILLKFSQKLGIGNIAAEFEGPSGKVGSDKCAYLTSDQ, encoded by the exons ATGGGCCATTTCGTCGTGAGTTTGACTGCAAGAAAATACATTGCAAACGTAGTTACATTGGTTGTTTTCATGGGATGTGTACTTTACTATATCTACGGAACCAATTGCGGAATAAACAGAACTAAGATATATTACAAAAGTCGGCATACACCAAAGGTTGATTCTATTGACAAAAACAAGTTTAATTTTGGGAATGAtaggttgaaaaaaatttcatcaagaCGTGGTAAACTATTTGTTGACAATCGGAAGTTTAACCATCAGAATTATGATCATAAAATTGAAGATATCAATATAAACAAAAAGATGATTAATGATATTAAGCAAACAAAAATAGATTTTCCTAAAAGGACATTCAAAGAAAAAACTACATCAACCGCTACAACTAGTACTACCACGACAACTACCATCCACACTTCCACGACAACTACTATTAGGAGCACCACTGTATCTCACAACAGCAAATCTAAGCATCCCGTGAAAGATGTATGGAGTGATGATTGGCCTCGGGTGAACATTTATA aTTGTGCTCATATGGAATTTATGAATCGTGGAATAAATTCCCATCAGCGCTTCAAAACCTGGCCATATCCCAGAACAGGAGTTGTGAGTTTCCCGGGCAGTGGTAATACTTGGACACGACATTTAATTCAACAAGCAAGTGGTTTGTGGACAGGAAGTGTTTATTCTGACCGCAGTTTATTTGCTGGAGGATTCCTAGCAGAACTTGACGAGTGTGATGATAACTCGACGGTGGCAGTTAAGG CTCATTTTCCGAGACTTGATGCTTCATCGTATTGTAAGTTTGAACGTGTGATTTTGGTGATTCGAGATCCGTACCGTGCTGTACTGTCAGAATTCAATTGGAGATCGACAAGTCGGCACACTGGAGTGGCAGATCCAAGATTATTCAAATCTAAAC TTTGGAAAGAGCATGTCGTTGCACGGACTGAAAAATGGATGGCAACAACGAAAGGTTGGATTGAAAGATATGCCGATAAAAATGCTGTATTCAAGAAGGATGAAAACCCGTATACAGCACCACCTGATGCGCACAAAAAGTTGTTGCTTGTATCATATGAACGAATGAAAAGGAACGAAACCAAAGAGATGGCCAGAATGATGAAATTTCTTGGCTTGCCATTGTACAGAAAACAATGCGTGGAg GAAGAGGCGGATGGTAATTTTCATCGAAAAACCAAACAATCCGAATCAATTAGTTGCTTGTATGAAAGGCAGAACCTAAATCATGAAGTAGAAAAACGAATACACATCTTATTGAAATTTTCACAAAAGCTTGGAATAGGAAACATTGCTGCGGAATTTGAAGGACCTAGTGGAAAAGTTGGATCAGATAAATGTGCCTATCTGACAAGCGACCAATAA